The following nucleotide sequence is from Pandoraea thiooxydans.
TGCTCGTGGGTGCCTCGGCCCGTATCGCCCATGAATCCGGTGGCATGACACTCGTCGATCATCACCAACGCGCCATGCTGCTCGGCCAGGGCGCAAATTTTGTCGAGCTGCGCCACCGTGCCGTCCATCGAGAACACGCCATCGGTGACGATCAGCTTGAAACGGTGCGAATCCGCCGCTGCGAGTTGCCGCGCCAGGTCGTCCATGTCGTTGTGCTTGTAGCGATAGCGATTGGCCTTGCACAAACGAATGCCGTCGATGATCGACGCGTGGTTGAGTTCGTCCGAGATAATTGCATCGTCGGCGTCGAACAGCGGTTCGAACACGCCGCCATTGGCGTCGAATGCCGCGGCATACAGAATCGCATCCTCGGTGCCGAGAAACTCGGCCAGCCGCTTCTCGAGCGCCTTGTGCGGCCCCTGGGTGCCGCAGATGAAACGCACCGACGACAAACCGAAGCCGTAATCCTTGAGGGCTTGAATGCCCGCCTGCACCAGCGTCTCCCTGCCCGACAAGCCCAGATAGTTATTGGCGCACAGATTGATGCGCGTGACGCCGTCGTCGCACAGAACCCGGGGTCCCTGGCGCGACATCAGCACGCGCTCCTGCTTGAACAGCCCCTGCGCGCGCGCTTCGTCCAGCCGCTCGTCCAGATGGCGGTAAAAATGTTGTGGATCGTTTTTGCTCATGGATCTGGCTCGCTTGATTGTGCCGCCGGCCCGGCGCCGGCAACCGCGCTTCCGCGCGGCGGCTCTGCTACCATGCAGGCATTCATCTTAATGAATAAATTCTTTATATTGAATAATTTCCAATATATTGAAATATTCTAATATTCTGGAAATTCGATGGCAAGCGAAATCACTTCGTCCCATGCAACGCCGCCCTGTCTGGGGGAGATCATCCAGCAACTGCGCAAGGAGCGCGGGATGACGCTGGAGACGCTGTCGCGCGCGTCGGGGGTATCCAAATCGATGCTCTCGCAAATCGAGCGCGACATGGCCAACCCCACCATCGCGGTGGCCTGGCGCCTGGCCAATGCGCTTGGGTTACGGCTCGATCAGTTGCTGGGCGGCGCGCCGCAAAATGAGCCGGCGCTGATCAAGACGATCGGCAAGCATGAGACGCCGACGCTGGCGGGTCCCGATCATGGCTACACGCTGAAGATTCTCGGGCCGATGGACCTGGCCGGGAAATTCGAATGGTATGAACTGCTGCTGCTGCCCGGCGGGGCGCTGGTGTCGGACCCGCACGATCCGGGCACGCGCGAGCACTTCACGGTGCTGGAGGGAGCGGTCGACATCGAGGTCGACCAGGCTGCGCAAAAAATGAAGGCCGGCGAGACGGCACGCTATCCGGCGGATCACGCTCACGCGATCCGCAATGCCGGCAAAGGCGCGGCGCGCGGCATCCTCGTTGTGATTCACGGATAACCCCGCGGCCAGAGCCCTGGCTGGAAATCTCAGCCGGCGACGGCTGGCGCGCTGGACGCGATCGCCGCGTCGATCAACTGGGCCGCCACAGTCGGCAGAGTCGCCAGCGGGCTGTTGCCGGCACCGAAGGTCTGACTCGCCGCATAAGCGCCCTCGAGCAGCAGCGCGAGCGTGTTGACCAGCGAGGTCGGGTCAGACACCGGCAGGGCCTCGACCAGCGCGGTAAGCCGCGAGACGAGCGCGGCCTTGTTGGCCGCCACCAGTTTTCGCGCCGGATGATCGCGTTCCGGAAACTCAGCCGCCACGTTGATGAACGGGCAGCCGCGATAATCGGGGGAACTGGCGCGTTGCGCCAAGTCGATGAAAATCTGCTCGAGTTGCCGCCGCGGCTCGCCCGGACGGCATGCGATGCTCTGGTCCAGGCGCGCCAGGCAGGCCTCGTCCTGGCGCTTGAGGTAAGCCAAGATCAGTTCGTCTTTCGAGGCGAATTGTCGATAAAGGCACATCTTGTTGACGCCGGCTCGCTTGACCACCGCGTCGACCCCCACCGCATGAATTCCTTCGCGCTGAAACAGCTCCATCGCCGCCTCGAGCAGATGCGCTTGCGCCTGATCGCCGGGCACGACCGTCCTGGCCGCCTTGGTGCGAGCGGGTCTGGATTCTTTCTTCGGGGTGGCCGGCTTGGCTGGCATCGGTATGCATCTCCTGCTTTCGCTTGACATGTTACCGATCGGTTCATATGATTGCAAGCTCAATGTGACCGATCAGTAACACCGTCGCTGTGTCGCGTATTGCAATTCATCGAGTCCAAGGAATCCATCATGAAAGCGTTGGCCAACTGGAGTGCCGGGCGCATCCACTACGCGTGGATCGTCGTGGCCATCGTGTTTCTGGTGTTGCTGTCAACCGCCGGCATTCGTGCGACGCCCAGCGTCATGATGGTGCCGCTCGAGCACGAATTCGGCTGGAGCCGCGCGACGATTTCGCTCGCCATCTCGGTGAACCTGGCGCTGTACGGCCTGACCGGTCCTTTCGCGGCCGCCGCGATGCAGCGCTTCGGCGTGCGTCCGACGATCGTCGGCGCACTCGCCGTGCTGGCATTCGGGACCGCTCTGAGCGCGCGCATGAGCGCACCCTGGCAAATGGTGCTGCTGTGGGGTGTGCTGGTCGGCGGCGGCACCGGCGTCGCCGCGCTCACGCTCTCCGCGACGATCGTCAATCGCTGGTTCAGCACCCATCGCGGGCTCGCCATGGGTTTGCTCACCGCCAGCTCGGCCACCGGCCAATTGGTATTCCTGCCGATGATGGCAGCAATCATCGAGCATCACGGCTGGCGACCCGTGGTCCTGATGGTAGCCGCCATATGCGCGGCGGTACTGCCGCTGGTTGCCATTTTTCTGCCGGAGCGGCCGGCCGCGGTGGCGCAGCGCCCCTATGGCGCCACGCACGACGACATCGCTGCGGCAAGCCCTGGCAATCCGCTGACGAACGCCTTTCGCACGCTCTTTCATGCCGCTCGCAAGCGCGATTTCTGGCTACTCTTCTTCAGTTTTTTCATTTGCGGCGCCAGCACCAATGGTTACATCGGCACGCATTTCATCGCCATGTGCGGCGACCACGGCCTGTCGGAAGTGCGCGGAGCGAGCATTCTCGCCACCATGGGCATACTGGACCTGTTCGGCACGACGATGTCGGGCTGGCTCTCGGACCGTTTCAACAGCCGCGTCCTGCTGTTTTGGTATTACGGTTTGCGCGGCTTGTCGCTGATTTATCTGCCGTATGCTTTCGGCCTCGATTTTTTCGGCCTGCCGGTGTTTGCCCTCTTCTATGGGCTTGACTGGATCGCCACGGTGCCGCCGACGGTGCGGCTGACGACCGACGTGTTCGGCAAAGCGGCGGCACCGGTAGTGTTCGGCTGGATTGTCGCTGGCCACCAGCTGGGCGCGGCGACTGCCGCGCTTGTGGCCGGCATTTTACGGGCGAGCCTGGGCACCTACACGCTTGCCTCGATGCTCGCCGGCGGCGTCTGCCTGGTGGGCGCGCTGTTGGTGTTGCGCATCAACCGGGGCCAACCGCAAACGAATTCAACTTCGCTCGCCTGATATGCAAGGCGATCCCATCCAAGAGGAAATATTGCAATGAACCAAGCCAATCCGCAAAATCCCGAGACCGATCTTTTCGATCCGGTGCAACTCGGCCCGATCACCTTGCGCAATCGCATCGTCATGGCGCCGCTCACCCGCAGCCGCGTCGGACAGGGCGACGCGCCCGGCCCCATGAACGCCCAGTATTATGCGCAACGCGCCTCCGCCGGGTTGATCGTGAGCGAAGCCACCAATATTTCTCAGCAGGGCAAGGGCTATGCGTTCACGCCCGGAATCTACACCGAGGCACAAGTCGCCGGCTGGCGTCTGGTGACCGACGCCATACACGCCAAGGGCAGTCGCATTTTCTGCCAGTTGTGGCACGTCGGGCGCATTTCGCATCCGTCGCTGCAGGCGGACAACGCGCTGCCGGTGGCCCCGTCGGCCGTGACGCCGAATGGCAAGGCTTTCACCGAGACCGGTTTCCAGCCCCACGTGACACCTCGCGCGCTCGAGACAGCGGAGATTCCGGGCATCGTCGCGCAATATCGCCATGCGGCGGAGTGCGCCAAGCGCGCCGGCTTCGACGGTGTGGAAATCCACGCGGCCAATGGCTATTTGCTCGATCAATTCCTGCGCGACAAAACCAATCTGCGCACCGACGCCTACGGCGGCAGCATCGAGAACCGTGCCCGCCTGGTGTTGGAGGTCACGCAAGCGGTCGTCGATGTATGGGGAGCCGAGCGCGTGGGCATTCGCATTTCGCCGGTCAGTCCGGCCAACGATATCGCCGATAGCAATCCCGAGCCGCTGTTCACCTATTTGGTAGAACAACTGAATCGCTTCAACCTGGTTTATCTGCACGTCGTCGAAGGAGCTACCGGCGGTCCCCGCACGGTCGAAGGTGGCTTCGACTTGCAAAAGCTGCGTCGCATTTTCAACGGCATTTACATGGCCAACAACGGCTACGACCTGCCGCTGGCCGTGCAGGCGCGTACCACCAACGCGGCGGATCTGATCGCTTTCGGTCGGCCGTTCATTTCGAATCCGGATCTTGTCGAACGCCTGAAAACCGGCGGCCCACTCAACCCGCTCGATAAAAGCACGCTCTATGGCGGCGACGCGCGCGGCTACATCGACTATCCATCGCTCGCCGAAGCGGCCTGATAGCACGGCAATCCGCATCTTTGGCCAGTGAAAAGGGCTTTCGCACGTGGTGTGCGAAAGCCCTGTTTTTTTGCGCGCCCGACCTTG
It contains:
- the kbl gene encoding glycine C-acetyltransferase, translating into MSKNDPQHFYRHLDERLDEARAQGLFKQERVLMSRQGPRVLCDDGVTRINLCANNYLGLSGRETLVQAGIQALKDYGFGLSSVRFICGTQGPHKALEKRLAEFLGTEDAILYAAAFDANGGVFEPLFDADDAIISDELNHASIIDGIRLCKANRYRYKHNDMDDLARQLAAADSHRFKLIVTDGVFSMDGTVAQLDKICALAEQHGALVMIDECHATGFMGDTGRGTHEHHHVMGRVDIITGTLGKALGGAMGGFTAGRRELIETLRQRSRPYLFSNSLAPAIVGTSLAVLDQLTQSSELRDRLHANTAFFRDAIQKLGFTIKPGMHPIVPVMLFEAPLAQRFAQRLYELGVLATGFFYPVVPLGQARVRVQMSAAHSRDDLTQALAAFEQAGSELGILN
- a CDS encoding helix-turn-helix domain-containing protein, yielding MASEITSSHATPPCLGEIIQQLRKERGMTLETLSRASGVSKSMLSQIERDMANPTIAVAWRLANALGLRLDQLLGGAPQNEPALIKTIGKHETPTLAGPDHGYTLKILGPMDLAGKFEWYELLLLPGGALVSDPHDPGTREHFTVLEGAVDIEVDQAAQKMKAGETARYPADHAHAIRNAGKGAARGILVVIHG
- a CDS encoding TetR/AcrR family transcriptional regulator; this translates as MPAKPATPKKESRPARTKAARTVVPGDQAQAHLLEAAMELFQREGIHAVGVDAVVKRAGVNKMCLYRQFASKDELILAYLKRQDEACLARLDQSIACRPGEPRRQLEQIFIDLAQRASSPDYRGCPFINVAAEFPERDHPARKLVAANKAALVSRLTALVEALPVSDPTSLVNTLALLLEGAYAASQTFGAGNSPLATLPTVAAQLIDAAIASSAPAVAG
- a CDS encoding MFS transporter, producing the protein MKALANWSAGRIHYAWIVVAIVFLVLLSTAGIRATPSVMMVPLEHEFGWSRATISLAISVNLALYGLTGPFAAAAMQRFGVRPTIVGALAVLAFGTALSARMSAPWQMVLLWGVLVGGGTGVAALTLSATIVNRWFSTHRGLAMGLLTASSATGQLVFLPMMAAIIEHHGWRPVVLMVAAICAAVLPLVAIFLPERPAAVAQRPYGATHDDIAAASPGNPLTNAFRTLFHAARKRDFWLLFFSFFICGASTNGYIGTHFIAMCGDHGLSEVRGASILATMGILDLFGTTMSGWLSDRFNSRVLLFWYYGLRGLSLIYLPYAFGLDFFGLPVFALFYGLDWIATVPPTVRLTTDVFGKAAAPVVFGWIVAGHQLGAATAALVAGILRASLGTYTLASMLAGGVCLVGALLVLRINRGQPQTNSTSLA
- a CDS encoding alkene reductase, coding for MNQANPQNPETDLFDPVQLGPITLRNRIVMAPLTRSRVGQGDAPGPMNAQYYAQRASAGLIVSEATNISQQGKGYAFTPGIYTEAQVAGWRLVTDAIHAKGSRIFCQLWHVGRISHPSLQADNALPVAPSAVTPNGKAFTETGFQPHVTPRALETAEIPGIVAQYRHAAECAKRAGFDGVEIHAANGYLLDQFLRDKTNLRTDAYGGSIENRARLVLEVTQAVVDVWGAERVGIRISPVSPANDIADSNPEPLFTYLVEQLNRFNLVYLHVVEGATGGPRTVEGGFDLQKLRRIFNGIYMANNGYDLPLAVQARTTNAADLIAFGRPFISNPDLVERLKTGGPLNPLDKSTLYGGDARGYIDYPSLAEAA